One part of the Nyctibius grandis isolate bNycGra1 chromosome 33, bNycGra1.pri, whole genome shotgun sequence genome encodes these proteins:
- the PLEKHA2 gene encoding pleckstrin homology domain-containing family A member 2, whose product MPYVDRQNRICGFLDIEENETCGKFLRRYFILDTQANCLLWYMDNPQNLAIGAGAVGSLQLTYISKVSIATPKQKPKTPFCFVINALSQRYFLQASDQKDLQDWVEALNRASKITVPKGGSIPPATEVVKPPAVPPAQERKPQVAYKTEIIGGVVVHTPISINQNGGDGGEGGDVAAHPLLRRSQSYIPTSATKPPAGPPVLKSGYGVKQGNVRKSWKRRYFVLDEFSISYYKCEQDKEPLRSILLKDVCKTHECLVKSGDLLMRDNLFEIVTSSRTFYIQADSPEDMHSWIRAIAGAVQALKTRPREMSFVRSTSMGRPGGPSAPSQQRLVAEERRALGRAPSTSSWQPWTPVPRAEGKQPAPEEMPALPRDPVFLPAPAERDAGATPGMRVRHRSEPQHLNEKPFAFDLDDESIRTSDV is encoded by the exons ATGCCGTACGTGGACCGGCAGAACCGTATCTGCGGCTTCCTGGACATCGAAGAAAATGAGACCTGCGGCAAGTTTCTGCGGAGGTATTTCATCCTGGACACCCAGGCCAACTGCCTGCTCTGGTACATGGACAACCCCCAG AACCTGGCAATCGGTGCGGGTGCAGTCGGATCTCTGCAGCTGACCTACATCTCCAAG GTCAGCATTGCCACCCCCAAACAGAAGCCGAAAACTCCGTTCTGCTTTG TCATCAACGCTTTGTCTCAGCGCTATTTCTTACAAGCCAGCGATCAGAAGGACCTGCAGGACTGGGTGGAGGCGCTGAACCGGGCCAGTAAGATCACG GTGCCGAAGGGCGGCAGCATCCCCCCGGCCACGGAGGTGGTGAAGCCTCCGGCCGTGCCCCCGGCCCAGGAGAGGAAGCCCCAGGTGGCCTACAAAACCGAGATCATCGGGGGGGTGGTGGTCCACACGCCCATCTCCATCAACCAG AACGGGGGGGACGGAGGGGAGGGCGGCGACGTGGCCGCCCACCCGCTGCTGCGGCGCTCGCAGAGCTACATCCCCACCTCGGCCACCAAGccgcccgccgggccccccGTCCTCAAGAGCGGCTACGGCGTGAAGCAGGGCAACGTG aggaagagctggaagcGACGGTACTTTGTTCTGGATGAATTTTCCATCAGTTACTACAAGTGTGAGCAG GACAAGGAGCCCCTGCGCTCGATCCTCCTGAAGGACGTCTGCAAGACCCACGAGTGCCTGGTCAAGTCTGG GGACCTCCTGATGCGGGACAACCTCTTTGAGATCGTAACGAGCTCCAGGACCTTCTACATCCAG GCGGACAGCCCCGAGGACATGCACAGCTGGATCCGAGCCATCGCGGGGGCCGTCCAGGCCCTGAAAACCCGCCCGAGG GAGATGTCCTTCGTGAgatccacctccatgggcaggCCCGGGGGCCCCTCGGCCCCCTCCCAGCAGCGGCTGGTGGCGGAGGAGAGGCGAGCGCTGGGCCGAgccccctccacctcctcctggcAGCCCTGGACGCCGGTGCCGCGGGCGGAGGGGAAGCAGCCGGCGCCGGAGGAGATGCCCGCGCTGCCGAGGGACCCCGTGTTCCTGCCGGCCCCGGCGGAGCGCGACGCCGGAGCCACGCCGGGCATGCGCGTGCGGCACAGGTCGGAGCCGCAGCATCTCAACGAGAAGCCGTTCGCCTTCGACCTGGACGATGAAAGCATCCGGACCTCGGACGTCTGA